The following coding sequences lie in one Anas platyrhynchos isolate ZD024472 breed Pekin duck chromosome 15, IASCAAS_PekinDuck_T2T, whole genome shotgun sequence genomic window:
- the LOC110352552 gene encoding uncharacterized protein, which translates to MRRLPPLLAAAVLMECCVRLCPALGSGTGSTLGTATPCAHRGNGTGECCRTDPQQGAGVGQLPTPKATTWLQTEAELLPFPGTPPGTAEPPSTERGGWTSSEGTGPTGGHGAGTGAGPPLATGAAKAAAGSQGPSPASLGRGLGGGPSAAPMELDTAPTTSPSLRTEPVGDEMVEGATAPLGTLLHSPSSVTVPSPAGEHWETPSALPGQSPTQSQGGSHSSLHPEPGARGGLGATAPLGDSSPGTHQSSAAATGSPGPGTTGTSPSGGGVQRLLSSLGTLREAAGGRGSESHPWHGTDAAWQGPRAASRPSPPSLGAGGHGGPMWQPGDPMASTAQPAAGTGPGLPVPTATASTPGVPSPSQEGALALTAGVLGPPNTEGPPEPRRIPLHQTWPSVAPGSSTVVPSGVPRGSPTSPQPTPATSSAAAPSPTLQPSPGLGPTAGTPPAGSPGPGLPHTGSGGHRAESPLLLGVTPEGVVDGELWAATAQPSWQPGSLAPPTAPAPHPQPAPSQPASSLGAATTASAAATPSPALPGDLGTVTPEPSAGVWQGDAEGLTWGPSVVPGPPQQPTDSSGTLGHHGGSASPPSPGGTDLGQAPSSPGERPDAEAPGPTAEPAPAGRAPRVFIVEDQPPLLRASLLRVPCELVLDMGFVPALQDPASRERRGLLHSFNRTVAPLFMSVPGFLRLEVTGIREGSVVLEYDALFAAERVRAPGLGALLESALGPGGTRPGLAVGAAPVLRNVALERPLDPCAELFACRAGFACVAGADGNATCTSLCHRDYCKNHGICTHPRDRGPLCQCPVGSDFWFMGLRCDYRVTQQSLLGMALGVLFSIVLLGAVVAGLVIRRFKALLLEARADQTRSSYRRFCRLDDVSAQYWSRSWLASASSLDNPAFTHSEELLHLQVLDNGCCGCREAPAAGSGPKQRPAPPARPAHRPSFHYDWDTSSSSVNDPMVDSGKASDISVSSWPMEPIPWTPFPILHHLSRQRPHKARRPHSYCEGMELVNLERSWTA; encoded by the exons ATGCGGAGGCTGCCGCCGCTCCTGGCGGCCGCAG TGCTCATGGAGTGCTGTGTGCGGCTCTGCCCCGCTCTCGGCAGCGGGACCGGCTCCACGCTGGGCACTGCCACCCCCTGTGCCCACCGAGGGAATGGGACAGGCGAGTGCTGCCGGACAG ATCCGCAGCAAGGAGCTGGCGTGGGGCAGTTGCCGACACCGAAAGCCACGACGTGGCTGCAGACGGAGGCTGAGCTGCTCCCCTTCCCTGGTACCCCCCCCGGGACTGCTGAGCCCCCCAGCACGGAGCGAGGGGGCTGGACCAGCAGCGAGGGGACAGGGCCCACAGGGGGGCACGGAGCAGGCACTGGGGCAGGGCCCCCTCTGGCCACCGGTGCTGCcaaggcagctgcaggcagccaggggCCGTCTCCTGCCAGCCTGGGGAGGGGCCTTGGTGGGGGCCCCTCCGCAGCCCCCATGGAACTGGACACAGCTCCAACCACCAGCCCTTCCCTCCGGACTGAGCCTGTAGGAGATGAGATGGTGGAAGGTGCCACAGCCCCGCTGGGGACCCTCCTGCATTCACCATCCTCTGTGACGGTGCCCAGCCCCgctggggagcactgggagacCCCCAGTGCCCTGCCAGGACAGAGCCCCACACAGAGCCAGGGGGGCTCACACAGCTCCTTGCACCCAGAGCCGGGGGCCAGGGGGGGCCTGGGTGCCACCGCCCCGCTGGGTGACAGCAGCCCAGGGACGCACCAGAGCAGCGCAGCGGCCACGGGCAGCCCTGGGCCAGGGACAACGGGGACATCGCCCTCTGGGGGGGGGGTACAGAGGTTACTGAGCTCCCTGGGGACACTgcgggaggcagcaggaggccggGGCTCTGAGTCCCACCCATGGCACGGGACAGATGCTGCCTGGCAGGGTCCCCGCGCTGCCTCTCGCCCCTCTCCACCGTCCCTGGGGGCTGGTGGCCACGGGGGGCCGATGTGGCAGCCTGGGGACCCCAtggccagcacagcccagccgGCTGCGGGGACGGGGCCAGGTTTGCCTGTCCCCACCGCCACGGCCAGCACCCCAGGGGTGCCGTCCCCCAGCCAGGAGGGAGCCCTGGCCCTGACCGCGGGGGTGTTGGGGCCACCCAACACGGAGGGTCCCCCTGAGCCCCGCCGCATCCCCCTGCACCAGACGTGGCCCTCAGTGGCCCCTGGCAGCTCCACGGTGGTTCCCAGCGGGGTGCCCCgaggcagccccacatccccacagcccaccccagccaccagctcagcagcagccccctcgCCCACCCTGCAGCCATCCCCAGGGCTCGGCCCCACCGCAGGAACCCCCCCAGCAGGGTCCCCAGGGCCTGGACTGCCCCACACTGGCTCTGGGGGGCACCGTGCTGAGAGTCCCCTGCTTCTGGGGGTGACCCCAGAGGGGGTGGTTGATGGGGAGCTCTGGGCAgccactgcccagcccagctggCAGCCGGGCAGCCTggccccccccacggcccctgccccacacccgcagccagctccatcccagcctGCCTCTTCCCTGGGGGCAGCCACCACTGCCAGTGccgctgccacccccagcccagcactgcctggggACCTGGGGACAGTCACACCAGAGCCCAGTGCTGGTGTGTGGCAGGGGGACGCGGAGGGGCTGACGTGGGGGCCCAGCGTGGTACCagggcccccccagcagcccacaGATTCCTCCGGGACCCTGGGCCACCATGGGGGCTCCGCGTCCCCTCCATCTCCTGGGGGCACAGACCTGGGCCAGGCACCGAGCAGCCCCGGAGAGCGGCCGGATGCTGAAGCCCCCGGACCGACAGCAGAGCCGGCCCCGGCAGGGAGGGCCCCCCGGGTGTTCATCGTGGAGGATCAGCCGCCCCTCCTGCGAG CATCCCTCCTGCGCGTGCCCTGCGAGCTGGTGCTGGACATGGGGTTTGTCCCTGCCCTGCAGGACCCCGCATCCCGCGAGCGCCGTGGTCTGCTGCACAGCTTCAACAGAACG GTCGCGCCCCTGTTCATGTCGGTGCCCGGCTTCCTGCGGCTGGAGGTGACGGGGATCAG GGAGGGCAGCGTGGTGCTGGAGTACGATGCGCTGTTTGCAGCAGAGCGGGTGCGGGCGCCGGGGCTGGGAGCGCTCCTCGAGTCTGCGCTGGGCCCTGGTGGCACCCGGCCGGGGCTGGCGGTGGGCGCTGCCCCCGTCCTGCGCAACGTGGCCCTGG AGCGGCCGCTGGACCCCTGTGCTGAGCTCTTCGCCTGCCGGGCCGGCTTCGCCTGCGTGGCTGGGGCAGACGGGAACGCCACCTGCACGTCCCTCTGCCACCGCGACTACTGCAAGAACCACGGCATCTGCACACACCCCCGGGACCGGGGGCCGCTCTGCCA GTGTCCCGTTGGCAGCGATTTCTGGTTCATGGGGCTGCGCTGCGACTAccgggtgacacagcagagccTGCTGGGCATGGCCCTCGGGGTCCTGTTCAGCATCGTCCTGCTGGGCGCTGTCGTCGCCGGGCTCGTCATCCGCCGCTTCAAggcgctgctgctggaggccagGGCCGACCAGACCCGGAGCAG CTACCGGCGCTTCTGCCGGCTGGACGACGTCTCGGCCCAGTACTGGTCGCGCTCCTGGCTGGCATCGGCCAGCTCCCTGGACAACCCGGCCTTCACCCACTCGGAGGAGCTGCTGCACCTGCAGGTCCTGGACAACGGCTGCTGCGGCTGCCGCGAGGCCCCGGCCGCTGGCAGCGGCCCCAAGcagcgccccgcgccccccgcccgccccgcgcacAGGCCCAG tttccATTACGACTGGGACACAAGTTCCAGCAGCGTGAACGATCCCATGGTTGACTCAGGAAAAGCCAGCGACATCTCCGTGTCAAGTTGGCCCATGGAACCCATCCCGTGGACACCCTTCCCCATCCTCCACCACCTTTCCAGGCAGCGACCG CACAAAGCCAGGCGGCCTCACTCTTACTGCGAGGGGATGGAGCTGGTCAATCTCGAGAGGAGCTGGACAGCCTGA
- the NDUFAB1 gene encoding acyl carrier protein, mitochondrial: MAGRVLSACLRRLLPARPGLLGPGPSGLGTARLRTLCPARLPQPLPGPVPVPVPALPPPCRRLSDLPPLTLPAIRERVLYVLKLYDKIDPEKLTAEAHFVKDLGLDSLDQVEIIMAMEDEFGFEIPDGDAEKLMCPQEIVDYIADKKDVYE, encoded by the exons ATGGCGGGCCGTGTCCTCTCCGCCTGCCTCCGCCGCCTGCtgcccgcccggcccggcctccTGGGGCCCGGCCCCTCGGGGCTCGGCACCGCGCGGCTCCGCACCCTGTGTCCCGCccgcctcccgcagccgctgcccggccccgtccccgtccctgtccccgctCTGCCGCCGCCCTGCCGCCGGCTGTCCGACCTGCCCCCGCTGACGCTGCCCGCCATCCGCGAGCGGGTGCTCTACGTGCTGAAACTCTACGACAAGATCGACCCCGAGAAG CTGACGGCCGAGGCGCACTTCGTGAAGGACCTGGGGCTGGACAGCCTGGACCAGGTGGAGATCATCATGGCCATGGAGGACGAGTTCG GGTTTGAAATTCCTGATGGAGATGCAGAAAAATTAATGTGTCCACAAGAAATTGTAGATTACATTGCAGATAAGAAGGATGTTTATGAGTAA
- the PALB2 gene encoding LOW QUALITY PROTEIN: partner and localizer of BRCA2 (The sequence of the model RefSeq protein was modified relative to this genomic sequence to represent the inferred CDS: inserted 2 bases in 1 codon; deleted 1 base in 1 codon): protein MYSDLLYSISPSSMAAPLPPGRRPLPARQRHFLPPAAASAAGATNGGAVAMGTXEEAAMAEAAAGAALSGAERERLREKLALLRREYSETVSRLRRARRAERARGHAGRRPAEDGERRPAEPGGRRSPAGSRGSKSPGADRHETRSVQAKACSAPDTEKKTSVTLKHAPEFVSDEVSLQDSSLAESAQARQGSACCGGSRPATEEKKTQTSRSMMKLRRRRTKTLVSEKRELVHGVHRIKADETVKKQTVSAEQLRSPVFKQGSFSNTVANAQSESRPAIVGKQEDGLTPPDAELGVLQDVLEDSLPLGVPELLPCVPGDSSDVWQPESPGAVATSDNRAPAQLHSENGESDLLGAGGEGGKESLRVIKQTDSESIHGDQGELCGLLGLTSANEVLPAGRNNNVMNESESHEGNENDTGGSNAFPSDLALGNAEKLLENQQLEIQSRLSHLENVAAPESALSSCTMVEGLLFPVEYYVRTTRRMSNCQRKVDLDAVILSQLGRSKKGQRSKCKQKDADSNQPSQETVENDLESAVVPFPFLCTENDPVNSSSPQKTFLTSSGSSNSPGSISQSSTTSTKQDQRRSQRKQKGRKKSACKPVSQTSQELIESLDLITPRESSSRLSNECQSERENCEANPEKSSSDERRVSVAAALGSGAAGVIQPTSADPPGGSQGLGKCRKTLLEQVQNPLQKSDSPNPRNEPFVSHTGDLECKLSVCQSDKSPVEHVQSQHVQAACGAEQLLAINAPPRRSLRSSARQRDSQASKDESKRGPGHQMDSEGAASLGLPATNAGTSSSLFSFRSHQWLVPKLGIEEFHLPDEEFGLLKLEKCESSPVNDLEAFVPSVFGDGLASEDVQAAEMKAEEKGLNRNLISPLKSGSPKSSHLESPASKMELSTHELLFTPVGTISTGAPVQPESHISSSIFPVLGATPAVLPSVCSELLPSTCSVPPLPVSPRSSQEAPAQVMGDGECKDSAIPLHLDSCGAGSARQGEGQGATFHVEADRHPNNRLDGAVALEDHQQSQSKQQRSCRSPEQKKNEAERSTSVLFDDLAEENLQFVSKLQDSSSSCAVDVSTVWWEAAGCRELCVVTACENSVSLWKPLAPDHWGKVYTWQLGEIPVIQIIPLLDTCNLICIALGNLEIGEIRLLLYSSESDSFKQSLVKTGNIKAVLGLKERRLVSSSRSMQEQEVEVVSFSETGRSKHGQTLMPPEETVLAFAEVEGVKGALLGTTAVNSIVVWNLKTGQLLKKMHIGYSYPASICHRAYSDSGLLFVVLSHPHAKESESCGNPAFRVIAFNPKTARSTGVIFSSLPPGHAGRYVEGEVKDALAAAVLSSGAIAVWDLLLGCCTALLPPGPAGSWALVRWSAAGAGLLAGRGDGGVCLYRYRAPRAPAS from the exons ATGTACTCGGACTTGTTGTACAGCATCTCGCCCAGCTCCATGGCCGCGCCGCTTCCGCCCGGCCGCCGCCCGCTTCCGGCGCGTCAA CGTCACTTCCTGCCGCCGGCCGCCGCTTCCGCCGCGGGAGCCACCAATGGCGGCGCCGTTGCCATGGGCAC GGAAGAGGCGGCCATggccgaggcggcggcgggagcgGCGCTGAGCGGGGCCGAGAGGGAGAGG CTGCGGGAGAAGCTGGCGCTGCTGCGGCGGGAGTACAGCGAGACGGTCAGCCGGCTGCGG CGGGCGCGGCGAGCAGAGCGGGCCCGGGGCCACGCCGGGAGGAGGCCGGCAGAGGATGGAGAGCGGCGGCCCGCAGAGCCGGGGGGGCGGCGCAGCCCCGCAG GTTCCAGAGGCAGCAAATCTCCTGGTGCTGACAGACATGAAACCCGGTCTGTACAGGCTAAAGCCTGCTCGGCTCCTGACACGGAGAAGAAAACTTCTGTCACACTTAAACACGCTCCTGAGTTTGTCAGTGATGAAGTTAGTTTGCAGGACAGCTCGCTGGCAGAAAGTGCACAGGCTCGCCAGGGAAGTGCGTGCTGTGGAGGCTCGAGGCCTGCAACCGAGgagaaaaaaacccaaacctcgAGAAGCATGATgaagctgaggaggaggaggacaaagACTCTGGTATCAGAGAAAAGGGAACTGGTGCACGGTGTGCATCGAATCAAGGCTGATGAAACGGTGAAAAAGCAAACTGTCAGCGCTGAGCAGCTTCGGTCACCAGTCTTCAAGCAAGGCAGCTTCTCAAACACTGTGGCGAATGCTCAAAGCGAGTCTAGACCAGCAATCGTGGGGAAGCAAGAGGACGGTTTAACTCCTCCAGATGCTGAACTGGGAGTTCTACAGGATGTGCTTGAAGACAGCCTCCCTCTGGGAGTGCCTGAGCTACTGCCTTGTGTCCCGGGGGACAGCAGTGATGTCTGGCAGCCTGAGTCCCCAGGTGCTGTGGCCACATCCGATAACCGTGCGCCTGCACAGCTGCATTCAGAGAATGGCGAATCTGATTTACTTGGTGCCGGCGGTGAAGGTGGAAAAGAATCTTTGAGggtaataaaacaaacagacagtGAGAGCATACACGGAGATCAGGGGGAATTATGCGGGCTCTTGGGTTTAACGTCAGCAAATGAAGTATTGCCCGCAGGCAGAAATAACAATGTAATGAATGAGAGCGAAAGCcatgaaggaaatgaaaatgacaCTGGTGGTTCAAATGCCTTTCCTTCAGATCTTGCTCTGGGCAATGCTGAGAAACTGTTGGAGAATCAACAGCTTGAAATTCAGTCTAGGCTTTCTCATCTAGAAAATGTAGCAGCTCCTGAAAGTGCACTGAGCTCTTGCACGATGGTTGAGGGGCTTCTCTTTCCAGTCGAATACTATGTCAGGACAACTCGACGCATGTCTAATTGCCAGAGGAAAGTGGACCTTGATGCTGTAATTCTCAGCCAGCTGGGCAGGAGCAAGAAAGGTCAGAGAAGTAAATGCAAGCAGAAAGATGCCGATTCAAATCAGCCCTCCCAAGAAACGGTTGAAAATGATTTGGAGTCAGCAGTTGTGCCATTCCCTTTTCTTTGTACAGAAAATGATCCAGTGAATTCAAGTAGTCCTCAGAAAACTTTTCTTACGTCCAGCGGGAGCAGCAATTCACCAGGGTCAATTTCTCAAAGCAGCACCACAAGCACAAAGCAAGATCAGAGGCGATCGCAGAGGaaacaaaagggaagaaaaaagtctgCCTGCAAACCTGTGAGTCAAACGTCACAGGAACTTATAGAAAGTTTGGATCTCATAACACCAAGGGAAAGCAGTAGTCGGCTATCAAATGAGTGTCAGAGTGAAAGGGAAAACTGTGAGGCTAATCCCGAAAAGTCATCTTCAGATGAGAGGCGGGTGTCTGTTGCTGCAGCTCTTGGGTCTGGAGCAGCTGGTGTGATACAGCCAACAAGTGCTGATCCTCCGGGTGGAAGCCAAGGGCTTGGCAAATGCCGTAAGACTCTTTTAGAACAGGTTCAAAATCCACTGCAGAAAAGTGACTCTCCAAACCCGAGGAACGAACCTTTTGTCAGCCACACAGGTGATCTGGAATGCAAGCTCAGTGTGTGTCAGTCTGATAAGTCTCCAGTGGAACATGTTCAGAGTCAGCATGTGCAAGCAGCCTGCGGGGCTGAACAGCTTCTAGCAATTAACGCCCCTCCACGCCGCTCCCTGCGATCCTCTGCAAGACAGAGAGACAGTCAAGCCTCCAAAG ATGAGAGCAAAAGAGGACCTGGCCATCAAATGGATTCAGAGGGTGCTGCTTCTCTTGGTCTTCCTGCTACAAACGCCGGGACTTCCagttctctcttttccttccgCAGTCACCAGTGGCTGGTCCCCAAACTGGGTATCGAAGAATTTCATCTACCTGATGAGGAATTTGGACTATTAAAACTTGAGAAATGTGAATCTTCCCCTGTGAATGACTTGGAGGCTTTTGTTCCTAGTGTGTTTGGGGATGGGCTGGCTTCAGAGGACGTGCAAGCTGCAGAAatgaaggcagaagaaaaagggcTCAACAGGAATCTGATTTCACCGCTCAAAAGTGGGTCGCCCAAGTCATCTCATTTGGAAAGCCCGGCTTCCAAGATGGAGCTTTCCACACATGAACTGCTGTTTACTCCCGTGGGGACTATCTCAACTGGTGCTCCCGTTCAGCCTGAGTCTCACATTTCCTCGtctattttccctgttttgggTGCAACCCCGGCTGTTCTGCCATCCGTATGCAGTGAGCTCCTCCCCAGTACATGTTCTGTACCTCCTTTGCCAGTCAGCCCACGCTCCTCTCAAGAAGCACCTGCCCAGGTCATGGGTGACGGGGAATGCAAAGACTCTGCCATTCCGCTGCACTTGGACAGCTGTGGTGCAGGATCTGCTAGACAAGGGGAAGGACAAGGTGCAACATTTCATGTAGAAGCTGACAGACATCCTAATAATAGATTGGATGGGGCTGTGGCCTTGGAGGATCATCAGCAATCACAGAGCAAACAGCAGAGATCCTGCAGATCCCCCGAACAG aaaaaaaatgaagcagaacgGTCAACTTCAGTGCTGTTTGATGACCTGGCAGAAGAGAACTTGCAGTTTGTTTCAAAGCTACAG GATTCTTCAAGCTCTTGTGCTGTGGATGTGAGCACCGTGTGGTGGGaagcagctggctgcagagagctgtgtgTGGTGACTGCTTGTGAGAATTCAGTTTCCTTGTGGAAACCTCTGGCACCCGACCACTGGGGGAAGGTCTATACttggcagctgggagag ATTCCTGTAATACAGATCATTCCTCTGCTGGACACCTGTAATCTCATCTGCATAGCACTGGGAAATCTGGAGATTGGAGAAATAAG GCTCTTGCTTTATTCTTCTGAGAGTGACTCATTCAAGCAATCACTAGTGAAAACTGGGAATATAAAAGCTGTTCTTGGGCTGAAGGAAAGGAGGctggtcagcagcagcagaagcatgcAAGAGCAGGAAGTGGAAGTAGTGTCGTTTTCTGAGACAGGAAG GAGCAAGCATGGACAGACCTTGATGCCCCCTGAAGAAACCGTTTTAGCTTTTGCTGAAGTAGAAGGAGTGAAAGGTGCCTTGCTCGGCACCACTGCAGTGAACAGCATTGTCGTCTG GAATTTGAAAACAGGCCAGCTCCTGAAGAAGATGCACATTGGTTATTCCTACCCAGCTTCGATCTGCCATCGAGCATATTCCGACTCT GGccttctgtttgttgttttaagtCATCCACACGCCAAAGAGAGCGAGTCCTGTGGAAATCCTGCATTCCGGGTGATTGCATTCAACCCCAAAACAGCCAGAAGCACTGGAGTGATCTTCTCGTCCCTCCCACCCGGACATGCTGGAAG GTACGTGGAGGGCGAGGTGAAGGACGCCCTGGCCGCAGCGGTGCTGTCGTCGGGAGCCATCGCCGTgtgggacctgctgctggggtgCTGCACGGCGCTGCTGCCCCCGGGCCCCGCCGGGAGCTGGGCCCTGGTCCGCTGGAGCGCGGCGGGCGCGGGGCTGCTGGCGGGACGGGGAGACGGCGGCGTCTGCCTCTACCGCTACCGGGCCCCCCGCGCCCCTGCGAGCTGA
- the DCTN5 gene encoding dynactin subunit 5 isoform X2, which translates to MELGEMLYNKSEYIETASGNKVSRQSVLCGSQNIVLNGKTIVMNDCIIRGDLANVRVGRHCVVKSRSVIRPPFKKFSKGVAFFPLHIGDHVFIEEDCVVNAAQIGSYVHIGKNCVIGRRCVLKDCCKILDNTVLPPETVVPPFTVFSGCPGLFSGELPECTQELMIDVTKSYYQKFLPLTQVASARV; encoded by the exons ATGGAGCTGGGCGAGATGCTGTACAACAAGTCCGAGTACATCGAGacg GCGTCAGGCAACAAGGTGAGCCGGCAGTCGGTGCTGTGCGGCAGCCAGAACATCGTCCTCAACGGCAAG ACCATAGTCATGAACGACTGCATCATCCGCGGCGACCTGGCCAACGTGCGCGTGGGGCGGCACTGCGTGGTGAAGAGCCGCAGCGTCATCCGGCCGCCCTTCAAGAAGTTCAGCAAAGG GGTTGCTTTTTTCCCGCTCCACATCGGTGATCACGTGTTCATAGAAGAGGACTGTGTTGTCAACGCAGCCCAGATTGGCTCCTACGTCCACATAGGCAAGAACTGTGTCATT GGTCGTCGATGCGTTTTGAAAGACTGCTGCAAGATCTTAGACAACACAGTGCTGCCTCCCGAAACAGTAGTCCCGCCTTTCACAGTCTtctcaggctgcccag GACTCTTCTCCGGTGAACTCCCGGAATGTACCCAGGAGCTCATGATTGACGTGACAAAGAGCTATTACCAGAAGTTCTTGCCGCTCACCCAG GTGGCCTCTGCCAGGGTATAA
- the DCTN5 gene encoding dynactin subunit 5 isoform X1, translating to MELGEMLYNKSEYIETASGNKVSRQSVLCGSQNIVLNGKTIVMNDCIIRGDLANVRVGRHCVVKSRSVIRPPFKKFSKGVAFFPLHIGDHVFIEEDCVVNAAQIGSYVHIGKNCVIGRRCVLKDCCKILDNTVLPPETVVPPFTVFSGCPGLFSGELPECTQELMIDVTKSYYQKFLPLTQTLESQKALEREVPCHSQNSVQQKVGS from the exons ATGGAGCTGGGCGAGATGCTGTACAACAAGTCCGAGTACATCGAGacg GCGTCAGGCAACAAGGTGAGCCGGCAGTCGGTGCTGTGCGGCAGCCAGAACATCGTCCTCAACGGCAAG ACCATAGTCATGAACGACTGCATCATCCGCGGCGACCTGGCCAACGTGCGCGTGGGGCGGCACTGCGTGGTGAAGAGCCGCAGCGTCATCCGGCCGCCCTTCAAGAAGTTCAGCAAAGG GGTTGCTTTTTTCCCGCTCCACATCGGTGATCACGTGTTCATAGAAGAGGACTGTGTTGTCAACGCAGCCCAGATTGGCTCCTACGTCCACATAGGCAAGAACTGTGTCATT GGTCGTCGATGCGTTTTGAAAGACTGCTGCAAGATCTTAGACAACACAGTGCTGCCTCCCGAAACAGTAGTCCCGCCTTTCACAGTCTtctcaggctgcccag GACTCTTCTCCGGTGAACTCCCGGAATGTACCCAGGAGCTCATGATTGACGTGACAAAGAGCTATTACCAGAAGTTCTTGCCGCTCACCCAG ACCTTAGAGAGTCAAAAGGCTTTGGAAAGAGAAGTACCGTGCCACTCTCAGAACTCAGTGCAGCAGAAAGTGGGGAGTTAA
- the PLK1 gene encoding serine/threonine-protein kinase PLK1 — MSAAGARPSRAAVPAEAARGGSAAAAGGKEVPKVLVDPRTRRSYLRGRFLGKGGFARCYELAEAESREVFAGKVVPKALLVKPHQKEKMSMEIAIHRSLAHRHVVGFQSFFEDADFVYVVLELCRRRSLLELHKRRKALSEPEVRYYLRQTILGCQYLHSHRVIHRDLKLGNLFLSDDMEVKIGDFGLATKVEYDGERKKTLCGTPNYIAPEVLGKKGHSFEVDIWSIGCIMYTLLVGKPPFETSCLKETYIRIKKNEYTIPKHINPVAANLIQKMLRSDPATRPTIDELLNDEFFTSGYIPSRLPTSCLTIAPRFSIAPSALELNGRKPLTALNKGPDSPAVENLPEKEDVAGLRELGDTIACHLADMLQQLTAVNSAKPSERVAVRQEEAEDPACIPIFWVSKWVDYSDKYGLGYQLCDNSVGVLFNDSTRLIMYNDGDSLQYIEQNNTESYFTVRSYPSALNKKITLLKYFRNYMSEHLLKAGANITPREGDELARLPYLCTWFRTRSAIVLHLSNGTVQINFFQDHTKVILCPLMAAVTYIDEKRDFRTYKLSLIEEHGCCKELASRLRYARTMVEKLLSSKSGSTRVKASA; from the exons ATGAGCGCTGCGGGTGCGCGGCCGTCCCGGGCGGCGGTGCCGGCGGAGGCGGCTCGCGGAGGctccgcggcggcggcgggcggcaaGGAGGTGCCGAAGGTGCTGGTGGACCCGCGGACGCGGCGCAGTTACCTGCGGGGCCGCTTCCTGGGCAAGGGCGGCTTCGCGCGCTGCTACGAGCTGGCCGAGGCCGAGAGCCGCGAGGTGTTCGCGGGCAAGGTGGTGCCCAAGGCGCTGCTGGTGAAGCCGCACCAGAAGGAGAAGATGTCCATGGAGATCGCCATCCACCGCAGCCTGGCGCACCGCCACGTCGTCGGCTTCCAGAGCTTCTTCGAGGACGCCGACTTCGTCTACGTGGTGCTGGAGCTCTGCCGCCGCAGG tcgctgctggagctgcacaaGCGGCGGAAGGCGCTGAGCGAGCCCGAGGTGCGCTACTACCTGCGCCAGACCATCCTGGGCTGCCAGTACCTGCACAGCCACCGCGTCATCCACCGAGACCTCAagctgggcaacctcttcctcAGCGACGACATGGAGGTGAAGATCG GTGACTTTGGCCTGGCCACCAAGGTGGAGTACGATGGCGAGCGCAAGAAGACCCTGTGTGGGACTCCCAACTACATCGCCCCAGAGGTGCTGGGCAAGAAGGGGCACAGCTTTGAGGTAGACATCTGGTCCATCGGCTGCATCAT GTACACTCTGCTGGTGGGAAAACCACCTTTTGAAACCTCCTGTCTGAAAGAAACGTACATCCGAATTAAGAAGAACGAGTATACTATTCCCAAG CACATCAACCCTGTAGCTGCTAACCTCATTCAGAAGATGCTAAGGTCAGACCCTGCCACACGCCCGACTATCGACGAGTTGCTGAACGACGAGTTCTTCACCTCGGGGTACATCCCCAGCCGCTTGCCCACCAGCTGTCTCACCATCGCACCGAGGTTTTCAATCGCTCCCAGCGCGCTTGAACTGAACGGGCGAAAGCCGCTGACTGCACTCAACAAAG GACCAGACAGCCCTGCAGTAGAGAACTTGCCTGAAAAAGAAGATGTAGCTGGGCTGCGGGAGCTAGGAGACACAATTGCCTGTCATTTAGCTGACATGTTACAGCAGCTGACTGCAGTCAACTCAGCCAAACCCTCCGAGAGAGTGGCAGTGAGACAAG AAGAAGCTGAAGACCCAGCCTGCATTCCCATCTTCTGGGTTAGCAAATGGGTGGACTACTCAGATAAATATGGTCTAG GTTATCAGCTGTGTGACAACAGCGTTGGGGTTCTCTTCAATGACTCCACTCGTCTCATCATGTACAACGATGGGGACAGCTTGCAGTACATTGAGCAAAACAACACCGAGTCCTATTTCACTGTGAGATCCTACCCCTCTGCCTTGAACAAGAAG ATAACACTATTGAAATACTTCCGGAACTACATGAGCGAGCACTTGCTGAAGGCAGGTGCTAACATCACACCTCGGGAAGGAGATGAGCTTGCACGTTTACCCTACCTCTGCACGTGGTTCCGGACCCGTAGTGCCATCGTCCTGCACCTCAGCAACGGCACCGTGCAGATCAACTTCTTCCAG GACCACACCAAAGTCATCTTGTGCCCTCTCATGGCTGCTGTCACATACATAGATGAGAAACGGGACTTCCGCACGTACAAGCTGAGCCTCATTGAGGAGCACGGATGCTGCAAGGAGCTGGCCAGCCGACTACGCTACGCTCGCACCATGGTGGAGAAACTCCTCAGTTCAAAGTCTGGCTCAACCCGTGTGAAAGCCTCTGCTTAG